A region from the Pelobates fuscus isolate aPelFus1 chromosome 3, aPelFus1.pri, whole genome shotgun sequence genome encodes:
- the PCOLCE gene encoding procollagen C-endopeptidase enhancer 1 isoform X1 codes for MTRTVLLCLSLFCGLCWGQNPDTQTNYTRPVFHCGGDIIGDSGYIASEGFPNYYPHNKKCVWNITVPEGHVVMLSFRVLDMESDPNCRYDYLSIYNGHSRSAQELARVCGTFRPGALMSTGPTMMLEMVADEETGGRGFLAWYSASAPHISENQFCGGKFEKPQGSLSTPNWPENNYPSGISCSWHIVAPQNQVVELSFKKFDVEEDSYCRYDYVAVFNGGETDNNRLIGKFCGDSAPVSIYSDDNEMLVQFVSDLSVTADGFEAFYRMKDASEVIKKSLDSKSTSASAPAPKIPSKEPPKPKPIPKATAKPTLKSTAKPTMKATAIPTTMATAKPTRKSKPTKETNVATVATPKAKSTASSGVSRSPGSVKCPEKCRKTGTLSSHYCANQFVVTGTVKSLVKGEVENTVVATVNIIDSYKVGDLSIQQAGKSMTIKVVNVCPRCPILKRGTSYLFMGAIDEEGRGMIVPESFVIVYKAAQHQALSNIAKKSC; via the exons GCCTGTATTTCACTGTGGAGGAGATATAATCGGAGATTCTGGATACATAGCAAGCGAAGGCTTTCCAAACTATTACCCCCACAACAAGAAATGCGTGTGGAATATTAcg GTCCCTGAGGGCCACGTGGTAATGCTCTCATTTCGTGTGCTGGATATGGAATCAGACCCCAACTGTCGCTATGATTACCTTAGCATATATAACGGGCATAGCCGAAGCGCACAGGAGTTAGCACGTGTGTGCGGGACGTTCCGCCCCGGTGCGCTCATGTCCACTGGCCCTACCATGATGCTGGAGATGGTAGCAGATGAGGAAACTGGAGGGCGTGGATTTCTGGCTTGGTACAGTGCAAGTGCCCCTCACATCAGCG AAAATCAGTTCTGTGGAGGGAAGTTTGAAAAACCTCAAGGCAGTTTAAGTACCCCCAACTGGCCAGAAAACAATTATCCAAGTGGAATAAGTTGTTCCTGGCACATAGTTGCCCCACAAAATCAG gttGTAGAGTTATCATTCAAGAAGTTTGATGTTGAAGAGGATAGTTATTGCCGATATGATTATGTTGCTGTGTTCAACGGTGGAGAAACTGACAACAACAGACTGATTGGAAAGTTCTGCGGAGATTCTGCCCCAGT ATCTATTTATTCTGATGATAACGAGATGCTGGTTCAGTTCGTATCAGATCTCAGTGTCACGGCCGATGGCTTTGAGGCTTTCTACAGAATGAAAGATGCTTCCGAAGTTATTAAGAAAAGCCTGGATTCCAAATCAACTTCAGCCAGTGCTCCAGCTCCAAAGATCCCCTCTAAAGAACCTCCAAAACCCAAACCCATACCAAAAGCCACAGCCAAGCCAACCCTGAAATCCACAGCCAAGCCTACCATGAAAGCTACAGCAATTCCTACCACAATGGCCACAGCCAAACCCACTAGGAAATCAAAGCCAACGAAAGAGACAAATGTGGCAACTGTAGCTACACCCAAGGCAAAGTCCACTGCTTCATCAGGTGTGTCAAGGAGCCCAG GGTCCGTGAAATGTCCTGAAAAGTGCAGAAAAACAGGGACGCTCAGCAGCCATTACTGCGCCAATCAGTTTG TGGTGACCGGGACAGTGAAGTCTCTCGTTAAGGGTGAAGTGGAGAACACTGTAGTGGCTACCGTCAACATTATTGACTCCTATAAAGTGGGTGACCTGAGCATCCAGCAAGCAGGGAAAAGTATGACCATTAAAGTGGTCAATGTATGTCCTCGGTGCCCCATCCTGAAGCGAG GCACGAGCTATCTATTCATGGGAGCTATTGACGAGGAAGGAAGAGGAATGATTGTTCCTGAGAGTTTTGTCATTGTCTACAAAGCAGCACAGCATCAGGCCCTGTCAAATATCGCCAAGAAGTCTTGCTAG
- the PCOLCE gene encoding procollagen C-endopeptidase enhancer 1 isoform X2, with product MTRTVLLCLSLFCGLCWGQNPDTQTNYTRPVFHCGGDIIGDSGYIASEGFPNYYPHNKKCVWNITVPEGHVVMLSFRVLDMESDPNCRYDYLSIYNGHSRSAQELARVCGTFRPGALMSTGPTMMLEMVADEETGGRGFLAWYSASAPHISENQFCGGKFEKPQGSLSTPNWPENNYPSGISCSWHIVAPQNQVVELSFKKFDVEEDSYCRYDYVAVFNGGETDNNRLIGKFCGDSAPVSIYSDDNEMLVQFVSDLSVTADGFEAFYRMKDASEVIKKSLDSKSTSASAPAPKIPSKEPPKPKPIPKATAKPTLKSTAKPTMKATAIPTTMATAKPTRKSKPTKETNVATVATPKAKSTASSGSVKCPEKCRKTGTLSSHYCANQFVVTGTVKSLVKGEVENTVVATVNIIDSYKVGDLSIQQAGKSMTIKVVNVCPRCPILKRGTSYLFMGAIDEEGRGMIVPESFVIVYKAAQHQALSNIAKKSC from the exons GCCTGTATTTCACTGTGGAGGAGATATAATCGGAGATTCTGGATACATAGCAAGCGAAGGCTTTCCAAACTATTACCCCCACAACAAGAAATGCGTGTGGAATATTAcg GTCCCTGAGGGCCACGTGGTAATGCTCTCATTTCGTGTGCTGGATATGGAATCAGACCCCAACTGTCGCTATGATTACCTTAGCATATATAACGGGCATAGCCGAAGCGCACAGGAGTTAGCACGTGTGTGCGGGACGTTCCGCCCCGGTGCGCTCATGTCCACTGGCCCTACCATGATGCTGGAGATGGTAGCAGATGAGGAAACTGGAGGGCGTGGATTTCTGGCTTGGTACAGTGCAAGTGCCCCTCACATCAGCG AAAATCAGTTCTGTGGAGGGAAGTTTGAAAAACCTCAAGGCAGTTTAAGTACCCCCAACTGGCCAGAAAACAATTATCCAAGTGGAATAAGTTGTTCCTGGCACATAGTTGCCCCACAAAATCAG gttGTAGAGTTATCATTCAAGAAGTTTGATGTTGAAGAGGATAGTTATTGCCGATATGATTATGTTGCTGTGTTCAACGGTGGAGAAACTGACAACAACAGACTGATTGGAAAGTTCTGCGGAGATTCTGCCCCAGT ATCTATTTATTCTGATGATAACGAGATGCTGGTTCAGTTCGTATCAGATCTCAGTGTCACGGCCGATGGCTTTGAGGCTTTCTACAGAATGAAAGATGCTTCCGAAGTTATTAAGAAAAGCCTGGATTCCAAATCAACTTCAGCCAGTGCTCCAGCTCCAAAGATCCCCTCTAAAGAACCTCCAAAACCCAAACCCATACCAAAAGCCACAGCCAAGCCAACCCTGAAATCCACAGCCAAGCCTACCATGAAAGCTACAGCAATTCCTACCACAATGGCCACAGCCAAACCCACTAGGAAATCAAAGCCAACGAAAGAGACAAATGTGGCAACTGTAGCTACACCCAAGGCAAAGTCCACTGCTTCATCAG GGTCCGTGAAATGTCCTGAAAAGTGCAGAAAAACAGGGACGCTCAGCAGCCATTACTGCGCCAATCAGTTTG TGGTGACCGGGACAGTGAAGTCTCTCGTTAAGGGTGAAGTGGAGAACACTGTAGTGGCTACCGTCAACATTATTGACTCCTATAAAGTGGGTGACCTGAGCATCCAGCAAGCAGGGAAAAGTATGACCATTAAAGTGGTCAATGTATGTCCTCGGTGCCCCATCCTGAAGCGAG GCACGAGCTATCTATTCATGGGAGCTATTGACGAGGAAGGAAGAGGAATGATTGTTCCTGAGAGTTTTGTCATTGTCTACAAAGCAGCACAGCATCAGGCCCTGTCAAATATCGCCAAGAAGTCTTGCTAG